One region of uncultured Methanolobus sp. genomic DNA includes:
- a CDS encoding cytochrome c biogenesis CcdA family protein, producing the protein MVDAGTLTPLASFFAGIVSVLSPCVLPLLPIVLAYSTGNSKLRPLAIIAGLTFSFTVMGVAASAFGEYLLPYLGEIKIIAELIIILMGISMLMQKDVFSFLSQYTGKVHAEGKGLVGGLIIGASLGIVWIPCVGPILASILTLVALEGNVLYGAGLLIIYSMGFAIPMLIIAYSAKLSGDRLSKISEYDIELKKGAGVVLIIVGLWMVYSNHLRALL; encoded by the coding sequence ATGGTCGATGCAGGCACGTTAACCCCACTGGCATCTTTTTTTGCAGGCATTGTGAGCGTGCTCTCCCCTTGCGTATTGCCATTGCTTCCTATTGTTCTTGCATATTCTACAGGAAATAGCAAACTTCGTCCCCTGGCAATAATTGCAGGACTTACTTTCTCTTTCACCGTGATGGGGGTTGCAGCGTCAGCTTTTGGCGAGTATCTTTTACCATACCTCGGTGAAATCAAGATAATTGCTGAACTCATAATTATTCTAATGGGCATTTCAATGCTCATGCAAAAAGATGTATTCTCATTTTTATCCCAATATACTGGAAAAGTTCATGCTGAGGGAAAAGGACTCGTTGGAGGACTTATTATTGGCGCGTCACTTGGAATAGTATGGATACCCTGCGTGGGACCAATACTGGCATCAATACTCACCCTGGTAGCCCTAGAAGGAAACGTGCTGTACGGTGCAGGACTTCTGATCATATATTCAATGGGCTTTGCAATCCCAATGCTGATAATTGCCTATTCTGCAAAACTATCCGGTGACAGGCTCAGTAAGATATCAGAATATGATATCGAACTTAAAAAAGGGGCAGGCGTTGTGCTTATAATCGTTGGATTGTGGATGGTTTACTCAAATCATTTAAGGGCCTTGCTTTAA
- a CDS encoding thioredoxin domain-containing protein: protein MNKLILPVIVLISVLFIVAGMTGDNKEAMENSAIMEVTSAQELNDLIEKGPVIVEVGAEWCSYCVEQKVVLAEISLEYEEEASVAYINADKAGALASSFTVSSIPDSFVIVENGENGYVYMGDGGQTTTDRISVRFLGLTPKNKFTNALDNAIEYRN, encoded by the coding sequence ATGAATAAATTAATTCTGCCGGTAATAGTCTTAATTTCAGTGCTCTTCATAGTTGCAGGAATGACAGGCGACAATAAGGAAGCAATGGAAAACAGTGCGATAATGGAGGTTACAAGTGCCCAGGAACTTAATGACTTAATTGAAAAGGGGCCGGTAATCGTTGAGGTTGGTGCTGAATGGTGCTCATATTGTGTTGAACAAAAAGTAGTTTTGGCAGAAATTTCATTGGAGTATGAAGAAGAAGCATCCGTTGCGTACATAAATGCAGATAAAGCAGGAGCACTTGCTTCAAGCTTTACTGTATCCTCTATCCCTGATTCATTTGTCATTGTAGAAAACGGTGAAAATGGATATGTTTACATGGGAGATGGTGGCCAAACTACAACAGACAGGATTTCTGTAAGATTTCTCGGCCTGACACCAAAAAACAAATTTACTAACGCTCTGGATAACGCAATTGAATACAGGAATTAA
- a CDS encoding IS1 family transposase (programmed frameshift), translated as MNCPRCKSSDSTKNGIVGGRQRYRCSGCGYNYTVEKKSTAYPESVKKQALQLYLEGLGFRSIGRFLNVSHVTVQNWIKQFGSELGELKSQKEISVVELDEMHTYIGNKKYCWIWIAVDRDGKKFIDCSFGSRGTETGEKLWDKLKEKEIGEVMTDHWRAYAEFLPKEIHTQSKAETYTVEGYNSIFRHFLARLRRKSKCYTKSIEMLKYSIILLMKYRNNEISIFN; from the exons ATGAATTGCCCAAGATGTAAAAGTTCCGATTCCACAAAGAATGGCATAGTTGGTGGACGTCAGCGTTACAGGTGCTCCGGGTGTGGATATAATTATACTGTCGAAAAGAAATCAACAGCATACCCTGAGTCTGTGAAAAAACAAGCTTTACAATTATACCTTGAAGGACTAGGATTTCGTTCAATTGGACGTTTTCTAAATGTTAGCCATGTTACCGTGCAAAACTGGATCAAGCAATTTGGCAGTGAATTAGGGGAACTAAAAAGTCAAAAAGAGATCTCTGTCGTAGAATTAGATGAGATGCACACATACATCGGGAATAAAAAA TACTGCTGGATCTGGATTGCTGTTGATAGAGATGGGAAAAAATTCATCGACTGCTCTTTTGGTAGTAGGGGAACAGAAACAGGCGAAAAACTCTGGGATAAGTTAAAGGAAAAAGAGATTGGAGAAGTGATGACTGATCACTGGAGAGCATATGCAGAGTTCCTTCCGAAGGAGATTCATACTCAATCAAAAGCAGAAACTTATACTGTTGAAGGGTACAACAGTATATTCAGGCATTTTCTGGCAAGGTTAAGAAGGAAGTCAAAGTGCTATACCAAGAGCATTGAAATGCTAAAGTATTCGATCATTCTTTTAATGAAATACAGAAATAACGAGATATCTATATTTAATTAA
- a CDS encoding 2,5-diamino-6-(ribosylamino)-4(3H)-pyrimidinone 5'-phosphate reductase: MERPFVFINSAMSADGKMSTKERKQVRISGQVDFERMDELRAGSDAVMVGIGTVLADDPSLTVKSSELREERTKAGKDENPARIIVDSKARTPVDADIFQKGKGERIVIVSESAPTDKVDLLKEQATIIVAGKEEVNLIKATSELKSLGIDRLMIEGGATLNWGMISSGLVDEIYTFVGNLIIGGMTAPTLTDGEGFTEEEIQKLKLIDSERMEEGVLLKWKVLANPDK; the protein is encoded by the coding sequence ATGGAACGCCCGTTTGTGTTTATAAATTCAGCAATGTCTGCCGACGGAAAGATGTCCACAAAGGAAAGAAAGCAGGTAAGAATTTCAGGACAGGTGGATTTTGAGCGCATGGATGAACTGCGCGCAGGTTCCGACGCAGTTATGGTAGGCATCGGAACAGTGCTTGCTGATGACCCAAGTCTGACAGTGAAATCCTCCGAACTCAGAGAAGAGAGGACCAAAGCTGGCAAGGATGAAAACCCTGCAAGAATTATTGTTGACAGCAAAGCAAGGACACCTGTTGATGCGGATATATTTCAAAAAGGAAAAGGGGAAAGAATCGTAATAGTCTCAGAATCCGCTCCGACGGACAAAGTAGATCTTCTGAAAGAGCAGGCGACAATTATTGTTGCAGGTAAGGAAGAAGTGAATCTTATAAAAGCGACGTCTGAGCTCAAATCCCTGGGAATTGACCGCCTGATGATAGAAGGTGGAGCAACACTTAACTGGGGAATGATATCCAGCGGGCTTGTGGATGAGATATATACTTTTGTCGGAAACCTGATAATTGGTGGAATGACCGCACCGACCCTGACAGATGGCGAAGGTTTTACAGAAGAAGAGATACAGAAACTCAAGCTCATTGATTCTGAAAGAATGGAAGAAGGGGTCCTTCTTAAATGGAAGGTTCTTGCAAACCCAGATAAATAA
- a CDS encoding CBS domain-containing protein yields the protein MPKNIKISDIMRTEVAYATLPGSRDEVHTLLKEKRVSGVPVLKDGKLVGIVSRANLLRNPEEEQLALLMTRDPLTIDPDKSITSAAKVLLDHNIRRLPVVKDEKLVGIISVADIVASIAELDITDHVGQYMNTTVVPIWTDTPLNVAARVMELAKAKAAPVIDSNLEVVGIITDRDVISASVIEDSVEMSDMSNGSDDDEWTWESMRDTMSIYYSVSRVKVPDIPVKDVMVTDLVKAAYISGVSECALKMKRNKIDQVPIVNANQIFLGLLRDRNLMKAIAEN from the coding sequence ATGCCAAAAAACATCAAAATCTCTGATATAATGAGAACAGAAGTTGCATATGCAACTCTTCCAGGCTCAAGAGATGAAGTTCACACTCTCCTTAAAGAAAAAAGAGTATCAGGCGTACCCGTACTCAAAGACGGGAAACTTGTGGGAATCGTAAGCAGAGCGAACCTCTTGAGAAATCCGGAAGAAGAACAACTTGCACTTTTAATGACCCGTGACCCTTTAACTATAGACCCTGATAAAAGCATCACCAGTGCTGCAAAAGTTCTTCTGGACCACAATATCCGAAGGCTCCCGGTTGTAAAGGATGAAAAACTTGTAGGCATAATATCCGTTGCCGATATCGTCGCATCTATCGCAGAACTTGACATAACGGACCATGTGGGACAATATATGAATACTACTGTTGTACCAATATGGACTGATACGCCTCTGAACGTTGCTGCAAGAGTAATGGAGCTTGCAAAAGCAAAAGCTGCTCCGGTAATAGACAGCAATCTCGAAGTCGTAGGAATAATCACAGACCGTGATGTCATAAGTGCCAGTGTAATTGAGGATTCCGTGGAAATGTCAGATATGTCCAATGGATCAGACGATGATGAGTGGACATGGGAATCCATGAGAGATACCATGAGCATCTACTACAGCGTTTCAAGAGTCAAGGTTCCGGACATACCAGTAAAGGACGTAATGGTTACTGACCTTGTTAAGGCTGCATATATATCTGGTGTCAGCGAGTGTGCACTGAAGATGAAGAGGAACAAGATAGATCAGGTCCCAATCGTCAATGCAAACCAGATATTCCTGGGACTCCTGCGTGACCGCAATCTCATGAAAGCGATTGCTGAAAACTAA
- a CDS encoding universal stress protein codes for MTSTLYKNIFIATDGSRQNQRAVVHSIELAKMSGAKLYAGYVVDTAAFASIPMDAGWEMMYELLEKEANGATESVEELAQKEGVTVETVVLEGNPSHEIIEFADNNNIDLIIMGTLGKTGFDRFLLGSVAEKVTRNSKVPVLVVRGDSEKEE; via the coding sequence ATGACAAGTACTCTGTATAAAAATATATTTATTGCGACCGATGGATCCAGACAAAACCAGAGAGCAGTTGTGCATAGCATCGAACTCGCTAAAATGAGTGGTGCGAAGCTATATGCAGGATATGTTGTTGATACTGCGGCTTTTGCATCAATACCCATGGATGCCGGGTGGGAAATGATGTATGAACTTCTTGAGAAGGAGGCTAACGGAGCTACTGAATCAGTTGAAGAACTGGCACAGAAAGAAGGAGTGACAGTTGAAACTGTAGTCCTTGAAGGAAATCCAAGTCATGAGATCATCGAATTTGCAGATAATAACAACATTGACCTTATTATAATGGGAACCCTTGGAAAGACAGGATTTGACAGGTTCCTGCTTGGAAGTGTCGCTGAAAAGGTAACAAGAAACTCAAAGGTACCCGTACTTGTCGTACGAGGTGACTCCGAGAAGGAAGAGTAA
- a CDS encoding amidohydrolase family protein, whose translation MSWEQTISGKIIYGPEAEVIEGYIVVEEGIIKEVHEKKTDSQVIIAPCFVNAHTHIGDSVCKDPVLGKSVGNYVERDLEQLVKPPDGLKHRILNSTAHNEIVESMEYAICDMNYTGTCAFADFREGGINGVNALKEALSSSDIEGKIFARPLNTGDSDKLVSELGELLATADGLGMSGASDVEIDILETAREQALTHGATFAIHSGESNRSDIDKALSLDPDILVHMTHAEEYDLKRVAENDIPIVVCPRSNFITGVGMAPITKMLDNGIKVAIGTDNVMLNSASMFSEMEILSKIFGIDDRQVFMMCTLMGATILGLENTGSILEGNKAKIMIINGSSNNLTGIRETVSGIVRRARPDDILSVMI comes from the coding sequence ATGTCATGGGAACAAACAATATCCGGTAAAATAATATACGGACCTGAAGCAGAGGTCATCGAGGGTTATATCGTCGTAGAGGAAGGCATCATTAAGGAAGTGCATGAGAAAAAAACCGATTCACAGGTAATCATTGCCCCCTGTTTTGTAAATGCACACACACACATAGGCGACTCCGTCTGCAAAGATCCCGTTCTTGGTAAAAGCGTCGGAAACTACGTAGAGAGAGACCTTGAACAGCTTGTAAAACCGCCTGATGGTCTTAAACACCGCATATTAAACAGCACAGCACATAATGAAATAGTTGAATCTATGGAATACGCGATATGCGACATGAACTATACAGGCACATGTGCTTTTGCAGATTTCAGGGAAGGAGGAATCAATGGAGTCAATGCCCTGAAAGAAGCCCTCAGCTCATCAGATATAGAGGGAAAAATATTTGCCAGGCCATTGAACACGGGAGATTCGGACAAACTCGTCTCCGAGCTTGGCGAACTCCTGGCAACAGCTGACGGACTTGGAATGAGCGGCGCCAGTGATGTGGAGATAGATATCCTGGAGACTGCAAGGGAGCAGGCATTAACGCACGGTGCAACGTTTGCGATACACTCCGGGGAAAGTAATCGAAGTGATATAGATAAGGCACTCTCGCTGGATCCTGACATACTTGTACACATGACACATGCAGAAGAATATGACCTAAAAAGAGTTGCAGAAAACGATATACCCATAGTCGTCTGTCCGCGATCAAATTTTATCACAGGTGTGGGGATGGCACCTATAACGAAAATGCTTGATAATGGCATAAAAGTAGCTATAGGGACCGATAATGTTATGCTGAATTCGGCTAGTATGTTCTCGGAAATGGAAATATTATCTAAAATTTTTGGCATAGATGACAGACAAGTATTTATGATGTGTACGCTTATGGGAGCAACAATATTAGGACTTGAGAATACCGGTTCTATCCTGGAAGGGAACAAAGCAAAAATAATGATTATTAACGGGAGTTCGAACAATCTCACGGGTATCAGGGAAACCGTTAGTGGGATTGTAAGAAGAGCGCGGCCCGATGATATACTATCAGTAATGATATAA
- a CDS encoding DUF167 domain-containing protein — protein sequence MSFEDALKKVDSGVIIDIEVTPGSKVLCVPGGYNLWRKRIEVRLSQSAQKGKANEQLISALADLFGLHSSDISFVSGMHNSKKSLLLRDADYSGITAILRDKLPGDTV from the coding sequence ATGTCTTTTGAGGATGCTTTAAAAAAAGTGGATTCCGGGGTTATTATTGATATTGAGGTTACACCTGGATCAAAGGTCCTCTGTGTGCCAGGTGGCTATAATCTCTGGAGAAAACGCATTGAAGTACGTTTGTCTCAGAGTGCTCAAAAAGGAAAAGCCAATGAACAGCTTATCTCTGCTCTTGCAGACCTGTTCGGACTGCACAGTTCTGATATCTCTTTTGTAAGTGGGATGCATAATTCAAAAAAATCGCTTCTTTTGCGGGACGCTGACTATTCCGGCATTACTGCAATTCTCAGGGACAAACTGCCAGGTGATACTGTTTAA
- a CDS encoding toprim domain-containing protein: protein MRSRRPDSNKQLKAPLMVYEKRMEQMDKLLDELQDFVNKGSIIVVEGKRDVIALKSLGICGEFQLATHHSLVNFSEDLSKTGKQVVILTDWDRRGNILADKLVKNLQSLGSNPDTRIRDLIISLVQKEIKDIESLPGYVEKLREITKGTDMMDTL from the coding sequence ATGAGATCAAGAAGACCTGATTCAAATAAGCAGTTAAAAGCTCCTTTGATGGTATATGAAAAAAGAATGGAGCAAATGGACAAATTGCTGGACGAACTGCAGGATTTTGTCAACAAGGGATCAATTATTGTCGTGGAGGGAAAAAGGGATGTAATTGCATTAAAGTCCCTTGGGATTTGCGGTGAATTCCAACTGGCTACTCACCATTCACTTGTTAATTTTAGTGAAGATCTCTCAAAGACCGGAAAGCAAGTAGTGATTCTCACTGACTGGGATCGCAGAGGTAACATACTTGCCGACAAGCTCGTGAAAAATCTGCAATCACTTGGCAGTAATCCGGATACAAGGATTCGAGATCTGATTATTTCTCTGGTTCAGAAAGAAATCAAGGATATTGAAAGCCTGCCTGGTTATGTAGAAAAGTTAAGAGAGATAACCAAAGGTACAGATATGATGGATACTCTTTAA
- a CDS encoding DUF356 domain-containing protein, translated as MGIGVKSFAVIRGDNADKVNVALHDLEHYGRMRFVSKPKRIEPVYADNLLVSVAGVPLKARCNSAALVELDNNAGAAISKLRKIHPPAHVVIVSPRHEVYDELMDKSELYPEFERSFEPQHH; from the coding sequence ATGGGGATTGGAGTTAAATCTTTTGCTGTAATTCGGGGTGACAATGCAGATAAAGTAAATGTTGCATTACATGACCTTGAACATTACGGGAGAATGAGGTTCGTATCAAAACCAAAGCGTATCGAGCCGGTTTATGCAGATAATTTACTGGTCAGCGTTGCAGGCGTGCCACTAAAAGCAAGATGTAATTCTGCTGCACTGGTGGAACTTGACAACAATGCGGGTGCTGCAATTAGTAAATTAAGAAAAATACACCCTCCTGCCCATGTAGTTATAGTCAGTCCAAGGCATGAAGTTTATGATGAACTCATGGACAAGTCTGAACTATATCCGGAATTTGAGCGTAGTTTTGAACCCCAGCATCACTAA
- the proC gene encoding pyrroline-5-carboxylate reductase: MSLEGKKLGFIGTGKMGSALIKGICNAGLFSPSNVYASDLYEPSLDELKQNVGVNVSTDNAATVNNSDIIVLAVKPQILKKVLAGIKDDINSDKLVISIAAGVKLADIEKEFNEGTRVIRVMPNIAATVAEAASAITQGTNASKEDAEDALTILGAVGSAIQVPENLMDAVTGLSGSGPAYIFPVIEAMADGAVYEGLDRKSALVLAAQTVLGAAKMALETETHPGELKDMVTSPAGTTIRGIKVLEEYGIRSAFMQAVIESSNRSKELGK, from the coding sequence ATGAGTCTGGAAGGTAAAAAACTGGGATTTATAGGAACAGGAAAAATGGGCAGTGCATTAATTAAAGGAATCTGCAATGCAGGGCTTTTTTCCCCATCCAATGTATATGCAAGTGATCTCTACGAGCCATCCCTTGATGAACTCAAGCAGAATGTGGGAGTTAATGTATCTACAGACAATGCAGCTACTGTAAATAATTCAGACATTATTGTGCTTGCAGTAAAGCCACAGATTCTGAAGAAAGTACTTGCAGGCATAAAGGATGACATTAACTCTGACAAACTGGTAATTTCCATTGCAGCAGGTGTTAAACTTGCAGACATTGAAAAAGAGTTCAATGAAGGGACCAGAGTCATAAGAGTGATGCCAAATATTGCTGCAACTGTTGCTGAAGCTGCTTCTGCTATCACTCAGGGAACCAATGCATCAAAAGAAGATGCAGAGGATGCTCTTACAATACTTGGTGCGGTTGGAAGTGCCATTCAGGTTCCTGAAAATCTCATGGATGCAGTAACCGGACTTTCAGGAAGCGGACCTGCATACATATTCCCCGTTATTGAAGCAATGGCAGATGGTGCTGTGTATGAGGGACTTGACAGAAAAAGTGCACTTGTGCTTGCAGCTCAGACAGTATTAGGTGCTGCAAAAATGGCACTTGAGACTGAAACACATCCGGGGGAACTGAAGGACATGGTAACATCTCCTGCAGGAACAACTATCAGGGGAATTAAAGTTCTGGAAGAATATGGCATAAGGTCTGCCTTTATGCAGGCTGTAATTGAATCATCCAATCGTTCAAAGGAACTTGGAAAATAA
- a CDS encoding multiprotein bridging factor aMBF1 — MQCEICGAEIRGGPFKINIDGSELTVCGKCSQHGNAAGKRNPVSTKIAPVKRRPATRTGGSRPPRKVPEMVVDELVDEYGQTIKEARERKKWSHDQLASKIKEKATLVKKIEREEIVPEDDVRQKIEKVLDIKLTERTGENEWTGERLNRGTTLGDIVTIKKK; from the coding sequence ATGCAGTGTGAAATATGTGGCGCCGAGATCAGAGGCGGTCCTTTTAAGATAAATATAGACGGTAGTGAACTAACAGTATGTGGTAAATGTTCACAACATGGAAATGCAGCAGGTAAGCGTAATCCGGTGTCAACGAAAATTGCACCTGTTAAGCGCAGGCCAGCTACCAGAACAGGAGGTAGCAGACCGCCCCGAAAAGTACCAGAGATGGTCGTTGACGAGCTTGTTGATGAATACGGACAGACAATAAAAGAGGCACGAGAAAGAAAAAAATGGTCACATGACCAGCTTGCTTCCAAAATAAAGGAAAAAGCAACCCTCGTCAAAAAGATAGAGCGTGAAGAAATCGTACCTGAAGATGATGTCCGACAGAAAATAGAGAAGGTACTTGACATCAAGCTCACTGAAAGAACCGGTGAGAATGAGTGGACTGGTGAGAGACTTAACCGTGGAACAACTCTTGGGGACATTGTGACCATCAAGAAAAAATAA
- a CDS encoding proteasome-activating nucleotidase, translating to MSETSDSDFEHGRYDFTSVNKADYDYVGSDNEEDFSKYLLDRMRQLESRNNLLKEQCDQIESEKRFVESQKLKYEREVRRLQAEVDRLKTVPLVVATIMDVISEEKVLVRSSTGPQFMVNVSQYLNEESLVPGAKVALNQQTLAIVEIIPASEDPVVSAMEVIESQDVDYEDIGGLDAQIQELIESVELPLTKPESFERIGITPPKGVLLYGEPGTGKTLLAKAVAHRTDATYIRVVGSELIQKYIGDGSKLVRELFEMARNKSPSIIFIDELDAIASRRLNDTNGADREVQRTLMQLLAEMDGFDNRGEVRIIAATNRLDVLDPAILRPGRFDRIVNVPMPDEEARANIFRIHTRFMSVADNLDYRKLAKLTESASGADLNAIAMEAGMLAVRFDKETITMDDFLESVQKVMSKKETEKEVLPEGMFI from the coding sequence ATGAGCGAGACCAGCGACAGTGACTTTGAGCACGGCAGGTATGATTTTACCTCTGTGAACAAAGCCGACTATGACTATGTCGGTTCAGATAATGAGGAAGACTTTTCCAAATATCTGTTAGACCGAATGAGGCAGCTAGAATCCAGGAATAATCTCCTGAAGGAACAATGCGACCAAATCGAGTCAGAAAAACGTTTTGTTGAGAGCCAGAAGCTCAAATACGAACGTGAGGTGCGCAGACTACAGGCAGAAGTAGACCGTCTGAAAACGGTTCCTCTTGTAGTGGCAACAATAATGGATGTCATTTCAGAGGAAAAAGTGCTTGTCAGAAGTTCCACAGGACCGCAGTTTATGGTCAATGTATCACAGTACCTGAATGAAGAATCTTTAGTTCCAGGTGCAAAAGTTGCATTGAATCAGCAGACACTTGCGATCGTGGAAATAATCCCTGCAAGCGAAGACCCTGTAGTTTCAGCAATGGAGGTAATAGAGTCACAGGATGTGGACTATGAAGATATAGGTGGACTGGATGCACAGATACAGGAATTGATAGAATCTGTGGAATTACCACTGACAAAACCGGAATCTTTTGAGCGTATAGGTATCACTCCACCAAAAGGTGTTCTCCTGTACGGTGAGCCCGGTACCGGAAAGACATTACTGGCAAAGGCCGTTGCACACAGGACAGATGCTACTTACATCAGGGTGGTAGGTTCTGAGCTGATACAGAAATACATTGGTGACGGTTCTAAACTTGTCAGGGAACTTTTCGAAATGGCAAGGAACAAATCTCCGAGTATCATCTTCATTGATGAACTGGATGCAATTGCTTCAAGGCGTCTGAATGACACAAACGGTGCAGACCGTGAAGTCCAGAGGACACTTATGCAACTGCTTGCGGAAATGGATGGTTTTGATAACAGGGGAGAGGTAAGGATCATTGCAGCCACTAACAGGCTTGATGTTCTTGACCCCGCAATTCTAAGACCTGGAAGGTTTGACAGGATAGTCAATGTACCAATGCCGGATGAAGAAGCACGTGCGAATATCTTTAGGATTCATACACGTTTCATGTCTGTTGCAGATAACCTTGACTACAGAAAACTGGCAAAACTGACCGAGAGTGCAAGCGGTGCAGACCTAAATGCCATTGCCATGGAAGCAGGTATGCTTGCTGTAAGATTTGACAAGGAAACAATTACTATGGACGATTTCCTCGAATCTGTACAGAAAGTTATGTCAAAGAAAGAAACTGAAAAGGAAGTTCTTCCGGAAGGAATGTTCATTTAA
- a CDS encoding DUF99 family protein, producing the protein MNSLQHSFHVKNEIRILGIDDSALISDKITIVGAFFRGGKWLDGVLRSEITRDGLDSTDSIVSMVNNSKHLPQIRAIMLDGVTYGGFNPVDIVSLYERTNVPAIVLMRDMPDFENIEKALSFLPEPETRMKIIRKAGKISSVVTKDDKNPVFFQCFGLDSEMAAKIIKITSTRSNIPEPLRVAHLIATGIVLGESRGKA; encoded by the coding sequence GTGAATAGTTTACAGCATAGTTTTCATGTTAAAAATGAGATCCGTATACTAGGCATAGATGATTCTGCGCTTATCAGCGATAAGATCACAATAGTAGGAGCTTTCTTCCGAGGTGGAAAATGGCTTGACGGCGTACTTCGTTCAGAGATCACCAGGGATGGTCTGGACTCAACTGACAGCATAGTTTCAATGGTCAATAACAGTAAACATCTGCCACAGATACGTGCTATTATGCTTGATGGAGTCACCTATGGTGGATTTAATCCGGTTGACATTGTCTCTCTTTACGAAAGGACAAACGTTCCGGCAATCGTCCTGATGCGTGACATGCCTGATTTTGAAAATATAGAAAAGGCTCTTTCATTTTTGCCTGAACCTGAAACAAGGATGAAAATCATAAGAAAAGCCGGGAAGATTAGCAGTGTGGTAACAAAAGATGATAAAAATCCTGTTTTCTTCCAGTGTTTTGGTTTAGATTCTGAAATGGCTGCAAAAATTATAAAAATAACATCAACAAGGAGTAATATCCCCGAACCTTTGAGGGTGGCTCATCTTATTGCTACGGGAATTGTCCTTGGTGAATCAAGAGGAAAGGCGTGA